The region CCTGCTGTTCCAGCCACAGATCGAATTTGCAAGCGGGCGCCTGTTAGGCGCGGAAGCCCTGATCCGCTGGAACCATCCCGAGTTCGGTTTGATATCTCCCGCCGAGTTCATCCCGATCGCGGAATCCTCCGGCTTGATCTGCGAGATCGGCCGCTGGACGCTGTTCGAGGCCTGCACCGAAGCGGCCGCCTGGCCCGGTGAACTCGGCGTCGCCGTCAACGTCTCGGCCCTTCAGTTCGAGCAGTCCGACATCGAGGCCGATGTGAGGGAGGCATTGTCAAACAGCGGGCTTCCTTCTTCCCGCCTCTGCCTCGAGCTGACGGAATCCGCCTTCCTCGGCCAAGGCGGACTCGTGATCGAAAAGATGCGCGCACTTCGCGAAACGGGGGGCGTCATCGCCTTGGACGATTTCGGCACCGGCTATTCCTCGATGAGCTACCTTGCCGATCTTCCTCTCGACAAGCTCAAGATCGACCAGTCCTTCGTCCGGCGAATGAAGGGAAATCCGACCATGCTGGAGATCGTGCGGGCGATCATTTCGCTGGCGCATGGTTTGAAACTGCAGGTCGTCGCCGAAGGCGTCGAAACCGAAACGGAGGCCGAAGCACTGCAACGGCTCGGATGCGAGACGGGGCAGGGCTATCTGTTCGGCAGGCCGGACGAGGCTCTTCGCATGCTTTCCAACTGGAGTGTCCGGAAACGTCTATCGGCCTGACGGCTCGCCGGGTTTGCGCTGAGGGGCCGTGGGTCCGACGGAACGTTCGTGGATTGCCCGGATGACGTGCTTTTCGATCTCGAAACAGGTTTCGTCATATTCTTGCACCCGCTTCGGATCGAAGTGCTGCTTGCGAACGCAGTCGCGCGCTTCGATCGCCATCTGGTAGGCCTCGAAGAGCTGGAGTTGCCACGGGTCGCGCGCTTCCATGATCAGCTTCCGCATCTCAGGCAGACGCATCGCCAGGCGCCTGCGCCCCGCCTCCCTGCGGTTGGATCGTGCCATCTCCTTCAGTCTCCTGCCGATACCGGGAACGACCGGTTCCTTTCGATCAGAAAGTAGCGCCGGCGACCGACATTGACATGGATCTCGGACCAAAGGCCGGGATCGATCGGACTGAGGTCCTAGGCGTGGAACGACCCCGTCTCCAACAGGTTGGTTTGGCAGCGGTCACCAGGGCCGCTTCAAAACAGAAGGAGGAAAATATGCTCTCCAAGCTTATCGTCTGTGCGGCAACTGCCGCGACCCTCATGTCAGGCGTGGCATTCGCCCAGTCATCGACCGTCAATGGCGCGGCCGGCGGCGCAGTCGCGGGCGCGATTGTCGGTGGCCCGGTTGGCGCTGCTGTCGGCGGTGTTGCCGGCGCCGTCGTCGGCACCGCGATCGATCCGCCGCCGCAAAAGGTGGTCACCTATGTCCGCGAGGCTCCGGCACCTTCGGCGCGCGTGGTCGTAAAGGAGAAGGTTGTCGTCGGGCAGCCGCTGCCGGAAACGGTCGTGGTAACGCCAATCCCGGATGATCCGACCTATGCCTACGCGGTGGTCAACGATGAACGTGTCATCGTCGAACCGTCGTCCCGCAAGGTAATCCAGGTCATCAAGTGACCTGATGCCCAACGCGGCCCTCTGCCGCGTCTTACTTCACAAATCATCGTTTAGATCAGCCGCACGATGGACGGCAGCGTCGTCGTGCGGCCAAAATCAGTGAGATTGTTATGAAGAGCAAGACACTCGCCGTTTTGATGACGGCACTCTCGATCGGCGTTTCTCCGGTCGGCATGATGTCCGCCTCGGCGCAGGATGCGCCCATCCTTCCCAAGAAGGGTGCCGCGCAGAGCGGCCAGTCCAGCGACGGTGCGGCCCAGCAGCCGGATGCGGGCGGTGCTGCTTCGGGCGGCGCAGACGCATCGACCAGCCAGAAGACGCAGCAGCCTTCGGGCTCCGATGGAAGCTCGTCGGGTGCATCCTCGGGAACCACTGAGCCTGGTGCCAAGACTCAGTCCGGCGCCAAGACGCAATCCGGAAACTCGGACAGTTCGACGACGCAGAAGTCGGGGCAGTCCGCGACGGAAGGCCAGAAGCCTGCCGGCAGCAAAGAAGGGACGTCGACCGGCACCTCGAACAGTTCTGGCGAAACACCAAAATCCGGCGATGCCGCGACGTCCTCCGGCGGCTCGACCGAAACCCAGTCGAACAGCAAGACGAACGTCGAGAACAACAATACCTCGGTCGACGCCAACGCCAAAAACGCCACCAAGACCGAGACGAACAACACGACAAACGTCAACATCTCGGTCGAGCAGCAGACGGAAATCCGGACTGTCGTGAAGGAGGTTCATGTTGAGCCGGTGCGGGACGTGGACTTCACGGTCTCGGTGGGCACGACCATTCCGAAGAAGATCAGGCTGGAGCCACTGCCGCCGCGGATCGTGGAGATCGTTCCGCAATACAAGGCCTATCGTTTCTTCATCCTCGCCGACGGCCGGATCGTCATCGTCGATCCTTCCGCGTTCACGATCGTCTACATCATCACGGCATAGCAGCCGGCGCCCGGCGGCCTTGCGCCGCCGGGACGAGGAGAGGAACATGATCTATTCCGAACAGAAATCCACTGGTCTGGCCCTGCCGCTCGTCGCCATTCTGCTGGCGATCGCCGGTATCCTCGCCGTGCTTGTCGCCACCGGCGGCCGGCACGGCGACACGGCCGGCCGCGTCTGGGTTCCACAGGCGCAACAGCAGGGGGCGGGGCAATGAACGGCCTCGCCTCCGTCGCCTTCGGCATCGTCAGCTCGGTGTGTGCCTGCATAGCAGCAACATCCGTTGCCTCGCACGTCGTGGCGGATACCGAAACCCAGGCCTTGCAAGATGTTGCAGAGCCGGATCTCTGGACGACGGGGCCGGTCAAAATCGATCCTCGGCAGCAGCGTTATCAGCGGATCGCGCCCCTCTATTCCAGCTATGTCACTGAGGCGCCGGCTATGATGACGGCAAGGGCGAAGCCGCAACCGGCTGGCCCGTCAACCGAACGCCTGGCACCGCAACCGCAATTTCCGCCCGAACATCTCGCCTGGTGCGCACAGCGTTACCGCTCCTTCGATCCTGCGACCAACAGCTATCGATCCTACAGCGGGGAGATCCGCGCCTGCTCTTCGCCGCACCAGCCGGATGTCGCCGCGGCCGACGAAGGCGGGGGCATAAAAGTGAACCCGCAGGCGGCGGCCTGGTGCGCCGCTCGCTACAGGTCGTATCGGCCTGAGGACAATACATATCAGCCGTGGGACGGCCCGCGGCGCAGCTGCGACGCGCCGGTCATCGTGGCGGCGAGCAATTGATCACCGCCACGCCGCGCCAATGTCGGACCAAAGTCCGTGTTTCAAACGCTACGGTTGTGATATCGGTTGTATTGAGGGGTGGAGATCAGGGGATGGCGACGACGCTTGTAACGGAAATCCAGAGGGCGCAGGCAAGGCTCCGGTTCCTGAGCAGGGCGGACCGAGGCGCCCTTATCGTCCGTATTCTGCGCGAGCTGCAGACGCATCGGCACGAGGTTCTCGGCCATGTGCCGGCCGATCGCTGCGTCTGGATCGACAGGCTCATTGCCTCCGTTTCCTCGACGATAGCGGAGATCATCGGCATGCCCGACGCCGAATTCAATCGCGTCTTGAGCGAATTCGAAAAGCTGATGGCGACGCTGCATGATATCTCGCATGACGAAACGCGATTGAAGACAATTCACTGAAGAGGAATTGCCGGCGGTTATCCTGTTCTTCCGCGTGCAAACTGGGCGCTATCGGCCGCCCCACCGGAAACCGATCCCTTCGCGCAAGCGTTCTCCTTCCATGAGCGAAACGAAATCCCCGACCAATCGTGACGAGGTGTTGTCCAGCGATGACGCCCCCAAGCCGGGCGCCGACGTTTCCTTTCCTTACGACAGAATGACCGTCGAGCAGTTCCGAAAGCGTTTCCCCCGTGCCCGGTGGAGCGACGTTCGCAAGGCCTGGTTCGTTCCCGGACGCACGGCGCCCCGCCGCATCGGGAAATGGCTTGCCGAGCTGGAGGCCGAAGCCGACGCCCATGCCGATGCGAAGGGACGCGACGCCTTCGTCTTCGAGCCGATCGACAGTCCCTATCTTCAACTCGGCAAGGCAGGCTTTCGAATCCGCACGCCATACTCGAAAACCGTTGTCGATGAACTGCGTGAAGTGCCGTTTTCCCGATGGGACGGCGATCTCAGGCTATGGCACGTTCCCTTCCGATCCTATGAGGACCTCAGACACAGATGGCCCGCTATCGAAGCGGCAGCGCGCCGAAACGAGCCGGAGGAGAGACGGCGCCGCGCCGAGGAGCGAAAGGGGACCGAACAGGAGATGCGCAGCAGGCTGCGCTCGGCGGAACGAAAGCGTCATCGCTACCCGCTTGCCGGCGACGATCTGCCGCCGATCGGCAGACCGGTCGCCGTCTCCTATGGCATTGTCGTCTTTACCGAGATCACCGGCGAACTGGCCGAGCCGGGTATCGTGGCGGACTTCTACCCCAGCGTGACCGAGGATCACGTCTGGGGATATTGGCGGGCGCCGACACTCGAAGAACTTGTCCGCACATGGCCTGCGAAAACCCCTCCGGCTGAGGACGCCACGTGGTGGCTGCCGACGATCGAGGAACTGAGGCCGGCGCGCCGCGCCGCAAGATCGCGAGAAGCCAAAAGCTCTGCGAAGATGCCGTGATCTGGACCATGGAACAAGTTCCGGCGTCGGCCATTTTGTCGTCTATGAAAACAGCCCTGCCGATGTCGCTGCTCGCTCTAATCGTCTCCGTTGGCGATGCCGCCGCGGTGGACCTCAAACCCGATGCAATCAACGCCGCTTCGATTGCTTCAATCAAAGCAGAAAAGCGCTCGTCCGAAGATCCTGACCCGGCAATCGTCCGCCTTCAGGTCCTGCTCGACCGTGCCGGCGCGTCTCCCGGCGTCATCGACGGGCTCGCCGGCGAGAACGTCAGCAAGGCGGTGGCCGGTTTCGAGGCGATGAACGGGCTTCCTGTCGATGGCAGGCCGGATGCCGAGGTGGTGTCCCGCCTGGAAGGCGATGCCACGATCGTCGAAAGCTATGTCGTTTCGGCCGACGATGCCAAGGGCCTCGTCGACAAGATACCCGAGGATTATGGCGAGAAGGCCAAGATGCAGAGCTTGGGATATACCAGCGTTGCCGAAAAGCTCTCCGAGCGGTTTCACATGGGCATCGATCTCGTCAACGCGCTCAACCCGGCTTCGCCGTTTGCTCCAGGCGATACGGTGTGGGTGGTGAACCCCGGCCCCCCAAGGGAAGGCAAGGTCAAGAGGATCGAGGCTGACAGGAAGACGGGGCAGGTTCTGGCCTATGCCGAGGACGGAGCGCTGCTGGCCGTCTATCCCGCGACGATCGGCAGTAAAGACAATCCGTCGCCCTCGGGAAAACACAAGGTCAAGGGCGTCGCCAGGATGCCGGTCTATCGCTATGACCCGGAGCTGAACTTCAAGCAGGGAAAGAACGACAAGGTCCTGACCATTCCGAAAGGGCCGAATGGCCCGGTCGGCACCGTCTGGATCGACCTGACCGAGCCGACCTATGGCATCCATGGCACGCCGGAGCCGAAGCTCATCGACAAGGTCGGCTCGCATGGCTGCGTGCGCCTGACGAACTGGGACGCCGAAGAGCTGGCCGGCATGGTCAAGCTGGGCGTCCTGGTCGATTTCGTCGATCGCAGTCCCGCCGCTCCGAAGTGAGACGCGGCATTTCGAACACCGACCGTTTCCCGTCGGGTAGCGGTTACGAGGCCTTGGCTTCGAAAGCCGGGGCGAAATCACCCAGCGATTTCGCCTTGAGGATCATGCCGCCGATATCTTGCTCCACGATCGCTTCCAGATCGGCAAAGCTGTCGATGACATAGTAGATCGGCTGGAGGATATCGATGCGGTAGGGGGTCCTGAGAACGCTCATCAGATCGAACGGCCGGAATTCGCACGCCGTGCCTTCGGTTGCCGCCTTGGCTTCGCTCGGCGACGAGACGATGCCGGCGCCGAAGCAGCGGCGGCCTTGCGGCGTGTTGATCAGGCCGAATTCGACGGTGAACCAGAATATCCGGAACAGATGCCAGGAATAGCCTTTGCCGAGGCGGGCGGCGGCTTCGCCGAAATGCCTGACGAAATTGGCATAGCTCTGGTTGGTCAGGAGCGGGCAGTGGCCGAAGACCTCGTGGAACAGGTCCGGCTCCTCGATATAGTCGATATGCTCGCGGCGGCGCAGGAAGGTTGCCAGCGGGAATTTGCCTTGCGACAGAAGCTCGTAAAAGCGCGAGGGCGGGATCAGCGCCGGCACGCCTTCGACGCCGAAGCCGGTAGTTTCGTGCAGGCGTCTGTCCACATCGAGAAGCTGAGGCACTTTCTCCGGCTTGAGCCCCAGCAGATCGACGCCATCCAGGTATTCCTGGCAGGCCGTGCCGGCCAATATCTTCATCTGACGCCGGTAGAGTTCGCCCCAGATCGCATCTTCCTCGGGGCTGTAGTCGTAGAGGCCGTCCGGGCCGGGCAGTTTCGCGGTGTAGCTGCTTTCTTTGGTCATCGGCACTGATCCTCCCAGGAATGGCGCTATGTCTGCGATTATGCTCCGGGGCCGGCGGATTTTCTTTTCTTTTGTGCCGCTTCTCGCCATAGTGATGAAAAATATTCTCGATCAAAGGGGCGAAAATGAAAGAAACTGGGAACTTTCGACGCACCCTTCTGCAACTCATCCAGGCCGACGGCAGCCTTTCACTGGCAGATTTGGCTGAGAAGGCCGGCATGTCGCAAAGCTCGGCCTGGCGGAAGATCCAGGAACTGGAAGCCGACGGCGTCATCCGCAAGCGCGTGACGCTGCTCGACCCCGGCAAACTCGACCTCAAGCTCTGCGTGATCGCCCATGTCACGCTGGAGGATCATCACGAAGAGGCGGTCGCCTCTTTCGCGTCGGTGGTGCTGGAGCGGCCGGAGATCATGGAGTGCTACGCCTTGTCGGGCGCTTTCGATTACATGCTGAAGATCCGGGCGCGGGACGTGGAAAGCTACGAAGCCTTCATGACCCGTTATCTCATGCGCAACCCGCATGTGCGCACCGTGGTATCGAGCTTCGTGTTGCGCGAGCTCAAATTCTCGACCGAACTGCCGCTTTGACGCTTGTGGCCAAGCAAGTCTCCGGTCGGTGACGATTGAGGGTCATCGCGCGCTGTCGCCGTGCCAGCTGCCCGGCATGCGCACCGGAAAGCCTTCGAAGGTCTTCAGCGTGTCGAGCACGATCGAGGTCTTCACGTGCTGCACAGACTCGTGCGGCAACAGAACGTCGTTCACGAATTTGGAGAGGTCGGCGAGCCCGCGGGTGGCCACCTTCAGATGGTAGTCCATTTCGCCGGTCAAAGCATAGGCTTCGAGAACCTCCGGCAGTCCGTTGATCAGTTGGGAGAAACGCTGGGCATTGTCTCTGTTGTGGGTCGCAAGCGTCACCGAAATGACCACCAGCATATCCAGACCCAGCTTTTCCCGGTCGAGATAGGCCCGGTAGCTGCGGATATAGCCCTCGGCCTCCAGCCGTGTGCGCCGGCGCGAGCATTGTGAGGGTGAAAGCGCGATCCGATCGCCCAGCTCGTTATTCGTCAGCCTGCCATCCTTTTGCAGCTCTTGCAGCAGGCGCAAATCCAATTTGTCGATCTGTTCATCCATTGCGTAAAATCTCCAAAACACTCACGAACCGTGCATAATATCTTCCGCAAGCATGAAGAATGCAAGGATATTGCACGCGTTTTGGGTCACACTTTGCGCAGTTAAACTCCATCTCGTCAGGAGGAGAAAATGGGTCCTTTCCCGCATGATGCGCCGCCATCCGAAATCACCGCCGACAACCCGGCCGGCACCGACGGCTTCGAATTCGTCGAGTTCGCGCATCCAGAACCCGAGAAGCTCAGCGAACTCTTCACACGCATGGGCTATGTTGCCGTTGCCAGGCACAAGACGAAAGACATCACCGTCTGGCGCCAGGGCGACATCAACTATGTCGTCAATGCCGAGCCCGGCAGCCATGCCGCCCGCTTTTTCGAGCAACATGGTCCCTGCGCCGCATCGATGGCCTGGCGTGTCGTCGACGCCAAATACGCTTTCGACCATGCGGTGTCGAAAGGCGCCGTTGCCTATGAGGGTGATGACAAGATGCTCGACGTCCCGGCCATTGTCGGCATCGGCGGCTCGCTGCTCTATTTCGTCGAGACTTATGGCGCCAAGGGGTCGGCCTACGATGCCGAGTTCGATTGGCTTGGTGAGCGCAATCCGCGTCCTGAGGGGATCGGCTTCTATTATCTCGACCATCTCACGCACAATGTCTTCCGCGGCAATATGGACAAGTGGTGGGATTTCTACCGCGAGCTGTTCAATTTCAAGCAGATCCACTTCTTCGATATTGACGGCCGCATCACCGGTCTGGTCAGCCGCGCCATCACCTCGCCCTGCGGCAAGATCCGCATTCCGCTGAATGAATCGAAGGACGACACCAGTCAGATCGAGGAATATCTGAAGAAGTACCGGGGCGAGGGCATCCAGCACATCGCCGTCGGCACCGAGGATATTTACGGGGCCACCGACCGGCTTGCCGACAACGGCCTGCGCTTCATGCCGGGTCCTCCGGAGACCTATTACGACATGTCCTATGAACGGGTGAACGGCCATAGCGAACCGATCGAGCGCATGAAGAAGCATGGCATCCTCATCGACGGCGAAGGCGTGGTGAATGGCGGCATGACGAAAATCCTGCTGCAGATCTTCTCCAAAACCGTGATCGGCCCGATCTTCTTCGAATTCATCCAGCGCAAGGGCGACGAGGGTTTCGGCGAAGGCAACTTCAGGGCGCTGTTCGAGTCGATCGAGGCCGATCAGATCAAGCGTGGTGCCATCGGGACGGCTGCGGAGTAAACTCTCTCGCACGTCTGAAACGACGCGCGGCGCAGCGAGAGTGATGGGAGGAGTTGAGCATGGACCAGACATCGATCCAGACGTCCGGCGGTGAAGCCGCGGCGACGGACACACTGAAATATATGCCGGGTTTCGGCAACGACTTCGAAACCGAGTCGCTTCCCGGCGCTTTGCCGCAAGGCCAGAACAGCCCGCAGAAATGCAATTACGGCCTCTATGCCGAGCAGCTGTCCGGCTCGCCGTTCACCGCCCCGCGCGGCACGAACGAAAGATCCTGGCTTTACCGCATCCGCCCGAGCGTGCGCCACACCCGCCGCTTCTCCAACGCTTCCTATCCGCTCTGGAAGACCGCACCCTGCCTCGATGAACATTCGCTGCCGCTCGGCCAGCT is a window of Rhizobium sp. N324 DNA encoding:
- a CDS encoding DUF1236 domain-containing protein, with protein sequence MLSKLIVCAATAATLMSGVAFAQSSTVNGAAGGAVAGAIVGGPVGAAVGGVAGAVVGTAIDPPPQKVVTYVREAPAPSARVVVKEKVVVGQPLPETVVVTPIPDDPTYAYAVVNDERVIVEPSSRKVIQVIK
- a CDS encoding DUF1236 domain-containing protein, yielding MKSKTLAVLMTALSIGVSPVGMMSASAQDAPILPKKGAAQSGQSSDGAAQQPDAGGAASGGADASTSQKTQQPSGSDGSSSGASSGTTEPGAKTQSGAKTQSGNSDSSTTQKSGQSATEGQKPAGSKEGTSTGTSNSSGETPKSGDAATSSGGSTETQSNSKTNVENNNTSVDANAKNATKTETNNTTNVNISVEQQTEIRTVVKEVHVEPVRDVDFTVSVGTTIPKKIRLEPLPPRIVEIVPQYKAYRFFILADGRIVIVDPSAFTIVYIITA
- a CDS encoding BA14K family protein gives rise to the protein MNGLASVAFGIVSSVCACIAATSVASHVVADTETQALQDVAEPDLWTTGPVKIDPRQQRYQRIAPLYSSYVTEAPAMMTARAKPQPAGPSTERLAPQPQFPPEHLAWCAQRYRSFDPATNSYRSYSGEIRACSSPHQPDVAAADEGGGIKVNPQAAAWCAARYRSYRPEDNTYQPWDGPRRSCDAPVIVAASN
- a CDS encoding L,D-transpeptidase family protein is translated as MKTALPMSLLALIVSVGDAAAVDLKPDAINAASIASIKAEKRSSEDPDPAIVRLQVLLDRAGASPGVIDGLAGENVSKAVAGFEAMNGLPVDGRPDAEVVSRLEGDATIVESYVVSADDAKGLVDKIPEDYGEKAKMQSLGYTSVAEKLSERFHMGIDLVNALNPASPFAPGDTVWVVNPGPPREGKVKRIEADRKTGQVLAYAEDGALLAVYPATIGSKDNPSPSGKHKVKGVARMPVYRYDPELNFKQGKNDKVLTIPKGPNGPVGTVWIDLTEPTYGIHGTPEPKLIDKVGSHGCVRLTNWDAEELAGMVKLGVLVDFVDRSPAAPK
- a CDS encoding phenylalanine 4-monooxygenase — translated: MTKESSYTAKLPGPDGLYDYSPEEDAIWGELYRRQMKILAGTACQEYLDGVDLLGLKPEKVPQLLDVDRRLHETTGFGVEGVPALIPPSRFYELLSQGKFPLATFLRRREHIDYIEEPDLFHEVFGHCPLLTNQSYANFVRHFGEAAARLGKGYSWHLFRIFWFTVEFGLINTPQGRRCFGAGIVSSPSEAKAATEGTACEFRPFDLMSVLRTPYRIDILQPIYYVIDSFADLEAIVEQDIGGMILKAKSLGDFAPAFEAKAS
- a CDS encoding Lrp/AsnC family transcriptional regulator, whose product is MKETGNFRRTLLQLIQADGSLSLADLAEKAGMSQSSAWRKIQELEADGVIRKRVTLLDPGKLDLKLCVIAHVTLEDHHEEAVASFASVVLERPEIMECYALSGAFDYMLKIRARDVESYEAFMTRYLMRNPHVRTVVSSFVLRELKFSTELPL
- a CDS encoding Lrp/AsnC family transcriptional regulator; translation: MDEQIDKLDLRLLQELQKDGRLTNNELGDRIALSPSQCSRRRTRLEAEGYIRSYRAYLDREKLGLDMLVVISVTLATHNRDNAQRFSQLINGLPEVLEAYALTGEMDYHLKVATRGLADLSKFVNDVLLPHESVQHVKTSIVLDTLKTFEGFPVRMPGSWHGDSAR
- the hppD gene encoding 4-hydroxyphenylpyruvate dioxygenase codes for the protein MGPFPHDAPPSEITADNPAGTDGFEFVEFAHPEPEKLSELFTRMGYVAVARHKTKDITVWRQGDINYVVNAEPGSHAARFFEQHGPCAASMAWRVVDAKYAFDHAVSKGAVAYEGDDKMLDVPAIVGIGGSLLYFVETYGAKGSAYDAEFDWLGERNPRPEGIGFYYLDHLTHNVFRGNMDKWWDFYRELFNFKQIHFFDIDGRITGLVSRAITSPCGKIRIPLNESKDDTSQIEEYLKKYRGEGIQHIAVGTEDIYGATDRLADNGLRFMPGPPETYYDMSYERVNGHSEPIERMKKHGILIDGEGVVNGGMTKILLQIFSKTVIGPIFFEFIQRKGDEGFGEGNFRALFESIEADQIKRGAIGTAAE